In Onychostoma macrolepis isolate SWU-2019 chromosome 06, ASM1243209v1, whole genome shotgun sequence, one DNA window encodes the following:
- the LOC131542792 gene encoding gap junction gamma-1 protein-like, with protein MSWSFLTRLLDEISNHSTFVGKIWLTLLIIFRIVLTVVGGETIYQDEQSKFVCNTAQPGCENVCYDAFAPLSHVRFWVFQIIMITTPSIMYLGFAMHKIARMAEDEYRPRKRKLLSMVHRGLSRDYDEAYEMDDEVPMILEEIEPSEKDSKVVAAAKSAPASDAKSAKHDGRRRIKRDGLMKVYVLQLVSRIAFEIAFLFGQYVLYGFEVVPSYICSRSPCPHTVDCFVSRPTEKTIFLIIMYVVSILCLALTVLEILHLGIGGVRDTLRSRSARRLPIHRSSTSTICHRLASAPPGYQAVLKKDSTGKLKAEFLGDLGRESLGDANTGLQRHLKMRHLDQTYHHENVGASHSSGPDSNRIAVEQNRLNLAQEGYVSSKEKEGHA; from the exons ATGAGTTGGAGCTTCTTGACACGCTTGCTCGATGAGATCTCCAACCATTCCACATTTGTGGGAAAGATCTGGCTCACACTCCTCATTATCTTCCGAATTGTTCTGACAGTGGTAGGCGGTGAGACTATCTATCAAGATGAACAGAGCAAGTTTGTATGTAATACTGCACAACCCGGTTGTGAAAATGTATGCTATGATGCATTTGCCCCTCTATCACATGTGCGATTCTGGGTTTTTCAAATCATTATGATCACCACACCATCCATTATGTACCTGGGCTTTGCCATGCACAAAATTGCTCGAATGGCTGAAGATGAATACCGACCACGCAAACGCAAACTGCTGTCTATGGTTCATCGAGGTTTGAGCCGTGACTATGACGAGGCTTACGAAATGGATGATGAAGTTCCCATGATCTTGGAGGAGATTGAGCCCTCTGAAAAGGATAGTAAAGTGGTAGCTGCAGCCAAGTCTGCCCCTGCATCCGATGCGAAGTCTGCGAAGCATGATGGTCGTCGTCGCATCAAGAGAGATGGTCTCATGAAGGTGTATGTGCTACAGTTGGTCTCTCGCATTGCCTTTGAGATAGCCTTCCTTTTTGGCCAGTATGTTTTGTATGGTTTTGAAGTTGTGCCATCCTACATTTGTAGCCGAAGCCCATGCCCACACACCGTGGACTGCTTTGTCTCGCGTCCCACTGAAAAGACCATCTTCCTGATCATTATGTATGTTGTCAGTATACTCTGCCTGGCGCTGACTGTGCTGGAAATCCTTCACCTGGGAATTGGTGGTGTGAGGGACACCCTTCGTAGTCGATCGGCTCGGAGGCTCCCCATACACAGGTCATCCACATCCACTATCTGTCACCGCCTTGCCAGTGCACCCCCGGGATATCAGGCTGTCCTGAAAAAGGACTCCACTGGCAAGCTTAAGGCTGAGTTCCTGGGAGACTTGGGACGGGAGTCATTGGGTGACGCCAACACTGGTCTACAGAGACACCTAAAAATGCGACATCTGGACCAGACCTACCACCATGAGAATGTAGGGGCTTCACACAGCAGTGGTCCAGACTCTAACAGAATTGCTGTTGAGCAAAACCGACTCAACCTAGCTCAGGAGGGCTACGTCAGCTCCAAGGAAAAAG agGGTCATGCTTGA